The following coding sequences are from one Epilithonimonas vandammei window:
- a CDS encoding deoxyhypusine synthase family protein, which produces MSKPITEFIEKYYLHFNAAALVDASKGYVAHLKDGGKMMITLAGAMSTAELGKILAEMIRQDKVDFISCTGANLEEDLMNLVAHSHYERVPHYRDLTPQEEWALLERGLNRVTDTCIPEEEAFRRLQKHIYEIWKDADDKGERYFPHEYMYKMILSGVLEQYYEIPRENSWMIAAAEKNLPIVVPGWEDSTMGNIFASYCIKGDLKFSTMKSGIEYMAYLADWYTKNSGGKGVGFFQVGGGIAGDFPICVVPMLYQDMEMHDIPFWSYFCQISDSTTSYGSYSGAVPNEKITWGKLDITTPKYIVESDATICAPLMFSYILENS; this is translated from the coding sequence ATGAGCAAACCGATAACTGAGTTCATAGAAAAATATTATTTGCACTTCAATGCGGCTGCGTTGGTAGATGCTTCTAAAGGATATGTTGCACATCTTAAAGATGGCGGAAAAATGATGATTACGCTTGCAGGGGCAATGTCAACCGCAGAATTAGGAAAAATCTTGGCAGAGATGATTCGTCAGGATAAGGTCGATTTTATTTCTTGTACAGGTGCAAACCTTGAAGAAGATTTGATGAATCTTGTAGCGCATTCTCACTACGAAAGAGTTCCCCATTACAGAGATCTTACGCCACAAGAAGAGTGGGCACTTTTGGAACGAGGTCTGAACAGAGTAACAGATACTTGTATCCCTGAGGAAGAAGCGTTTAGAAGATTGCAAAAACATATCTACGAGATTTGGAAAGATGCGGATGATAAGGGAGAGCGTTATTTCCCACACGAATATATGTACAAAATGATTCTCTCCGGTGTTCTCGAGCAGTATTATGAGATCCCAAGAGAAAATTCTTGGATGATTGCAGCAGCAGAGAAGAATTTACCAATCGTGGTTCCAGGATGGGAAGATTCTACAATGGGTAATATTTTCGCATCTTATTGTATAAAAGGAGATCTGAAATTCTCTACAATGAAATCGGGAATCGAGTATATGGCTTATTTGGCTGATTGGTACACGAAAAACTCAGGTGGAAAAGGCGTTGGTTTCTTCCAAGTGGGCGGTGGAATCGCTGGTGATTTCCCAATCTGTGTGGTTCCAATGCTTTATCAAGATATGGAAATGCACGATATTCCTTTCTGGAGTTATTTCTGTCAGATTTCTGATTCTACAACATCTTACGGTTCTTATTCCGGAGCTGTTCCGAATGAGAAAATCACTTGGGGTAAATTAGATATTACGACTCCAAAATATATTGTGGAAAGTGATGCAACAATCTGTGCACCATTGATGTTTAGTTATATTCTTGAAAATTCTTAA
- a CDS encoding DUF493 domain-containing protein, which translates to MADIIDSNHANPEEFYKSLKEKLEEQHNFPEEYLFKFIVTSDPEKITEILRAFDNLKYTLSNKESSTGKYTSVSVDCFVLDADQVISIYKKVAIIEGVMML; encoded by the coding sequence ATGGCAGATATTATAGATAGCAATCACGCAAATCCCGAAGAGTTTTATAAATCATTGAAAGAAAAATTAGAGGAACAACACAATTTTCCGGAAGAATACCTCTTCAAATTCATTGTGACAAGTGATCCTGAGAAAATTACAGAAATCCTAAGGGCTTTCGATAATTTGAAATATACTCTATCCAACAAAGAAAGCTCCACAGGAAAATACACTTCGGTTTCTGTTGATTGTTTTGTGCTGGATGCAGACCAAGTTATCAGCATTTATAAAAAAGTAGCAATCATCGAGGGTGTTATGATGTTGTAA
- a CDS encoding ferritin, which translates to MNTNRLSNNMQNALIKQMTKEAHASQIFLSYGCWADVKGYGGIANFLYRHSQEERNHMIKFMRYILDRGGEAKVEAIPAPPENPQNLTDCFNKVFQHEVDNTTAIYSIVDLAFKEKDWATWNFMQWFVKEQIEEEKLALELIDKLKIAGGDRATDESLFTLDKALEAAADEVSLPQEATAENPS; encoded by the coding sequence ATGAACACAAACAGATTGTCAAATAATATGCAAAATGCATTGATTAAACAAATGACTAAAGAAGCACATGCTTCACAAATATTTCTTTCGTACGGATGCTGGGCAGATGTAAAAGGCTATGGGGGAATTGCTAATTTCTTGTATCGACATTCTCAGGAAGAACGAAATCACATGATTAAGTTTATGCGCTACATTCTAGACAGAGGTGGCGAAGCTAAAGTAGAAGCAATTCCTGCTCCACCGGAAAATCCTCAAAATCTTACAGACTGTTTTAATAAGGTCTTCCAACACGAGGTAGATAATACCACAGCCATTTACAGTATAGTAGATCTCGCATTTAAAGAGAAAGACTGGGCCACTTGGAATTTTATGCAGTGGTTTGTAAAAGAACAGATTGAAGAAGAAAAGTTAGCCCTTGAATTGATTGACAAATTGAAAATCGCTGGCGGAGACAGAGCTACGGACGAATCCTTATTTACTTTGGACAAAGCTTTGGAAGCCGCCGCAGATGAAGTTTCATTACCTCAGGAAGCAACCGCAGAAAATCCTTCTTAA
- a CDS encoding SusC/RagA family TonB-linked outer membrane protein, giving the protein MRKNYVKLPLLIAALYFGGDLHAQSTQDTVAKESKIEEVVVIGYGKQKRGDLTSAISSVKSEEITKQPATTAMQSLQGKLSGVTIVNTDQPGATPSVIVRGLGTALGGRDPLYVVDGMIVPNITNINPRDIESIDVLKDAASSAIYGVRAANGVVIVTTKTGKRGKTKVTYDTYYGFKSILNKVEMADASQYTQYFNEERKALGKTTFLSPNQPYNTNWLDELTRTGIVQDNNVTLSGGGENVNYFLGVDHFTEDGILPGQDYRRTTIRNNNTYKLFNNKVRLTQNVSFSTTKENIKPLGAFDTAHRQAPVVPVKFNNGKWGLPFWNETTGLVSYPGSTLNSHGNPVSSVYYTNETARTNTLQAFLQADIDITKGLVFTSRAGTTKYWYNKETFVPKKDLWLAADPTRTAAQFAALKEANPSNTSYANNSYALQRIDTFRWQWENYFTYDKKFGNHSLTAVAGMSAEEVGVGGVMSGLAYNVPDKKQYWSLDRGSAVPQKEIGQSYYTPLRYASYFGRIQYDYDKRYYVSGIIRRDGTSRFKEQELYWDTFPSVSAGWNISNEDFLKGNSTINFLKLRGGWGTLGNENIPLVNISSTISGPGSTNYNYVFGPGQDLIFGAYYSSPAKALGWEITKEWSVGTDFELLDSRLTGSFDYYQKKNTNAILQISPIKSSPYEDAFYDHAAVVMNKGWETSLRWKDFSRSRDFSYEIGATFNNNNNEVTDVKPAYGGMTGGSLGNGRITKRLEVGQALGSWWMYEVDGVWQNQAEINSNTHLSGAKPGFLKYKDQNGDGVIDDRDKVFFGSYIPTYNYSLHLGFTYKNVDFSVDGYGAGGNKIYNGLNSTRLGGENISQYMFNNRWTGEGSTNSNPGANRDVEASNYYLEDGDYFRINNITLGYNFRDKIEGLRNLRVYVTAQNPFIFTKYEGYTPELNSNGDPYGTTGVELSAYPNLRSFILGVNVEF; this is encoded by the coding sequence ATGAGAAAAAATTATGTTAAATTACCATTGTTGATTGCTGCTTTGTACTTTGGCGGTGATTTGCATGCACAATCCACACAAGATACTGTTGCGAAAGAAAGCAAGATTGAGGAAGTAGTTGTGATTGGTTATGGAAAACAGAAAAGAGGAGATTTGACTTCTGCTATTTCATCTGTTAAATCAGAAGAGATTACGAAGCAACCAGCAACAACAGCTATGCAGTCGTTACAAGGTAAGCTTTCGGGGGTAACTATTGTAAACACAGACCAACCTGGCGCGACTCCTAGTGTTATTGTTAGAGGTTTAGGTACTGCTTTAGGGGGACGTGATCCTTTATACGTTGTTGATGGGATGATTGTACCAAATATTACTAACATCAACCCGAGAGATATTGAGTCTATTGATGTTTTGAAAGATGCAGCATCTTCTGCAATCTATGGGGTGAGAGCCGCTAATGGGGTAGTAATTGTAACAACCAAAACAGGCAAGAGAGGAAAAACTAAAGTAACTTATGATACTTATTATGGATTTAAATCTATCCTTAATAAAGTTGAAATGGCAGATGCTAGCCAATACACACAGTACTTTAACGAAGAAAGAAAAGCTCTAGGAAAAACAACTTTCCTTTCTCCAAATCAGCCCTATAATACAAATTGGCTTGATGAACTTACTCGTACAGGTATTGTGCAGGATAATAATGTAACTTTAAGTGGTGGTGGCGAAAATGTAAATTACTTTCTGGGAGTAGATCATTTTACAGAAGATGGAATTTTGCCAGGACAGGATTACAGACGTACAACTATTAGAAATAATAATACGTACAAGTTATTCAATAACAAAGTTCGTCTTACTCAGAATGTGAGTTTTTCAACGACGAAAGAAAATATCAAACCTTTAGGTGCTTTTGATACTGCTCACAGACAGGCTCCAGTAGTGCCAGTGAAATTTAATAATGGTAAATGGGGCTTGCCATTCTGGAATGAAACTACAGGATTGGTTTCTTATCCTGGTTCTACGCTGAACTCTCACGGTAATCCAGTCTCTTCAGTCTATTATACAAATGAGACTGCAAGAACTAATACTTTACAAGCTTTCTTACAGGCAGATATTGACATTACAAAAGGGTTGGTTTTTACTTCACGAGCTGGAACTACTAAATATTGGTATAATAAAGAAACTTTTGTTCCGAAAAAAGATTTATGGTTAGCTGCTGATCCAACAAGGACTGCTGCTCAATTTGCAGCATTAAAAGAGGCAAATCCATCGAATACAAGTTATGCAAATAATTCTTATGCTTTACAAAGAATAGATACTTTTCGCTGGCAATGGGAAAACTATTTCACTTATGATAAAAAGTTTGGAAACCATAGCCTTACAGCAGTTGCAGGGATGTCTGCAGAGGAAGTTGGCGTAGGTGGTGTTATGTCTGGTCTTGCATATAATGTACCGGATAAAAAACAATACTGGAGTCTAGATAGAGGATCAGCTGTCCCACAAAAAGAGATTGGACAATCATATTATACTCCTTTACGTTACGCTTCTTACTTTGGAAGAATCCAGTATGATTATGATAAGAGGTATTATGTTTCAGGAATTATTAGAAGAGATGGAACCAGTAGATTTAAAGAACAAGAATTATATTGGGATACTTTCCCATCAGTGAGTGCTGGATGGAATATATCTAATGAAGACTTCTTAAAAGGAAATTCAACTATTAATTTCTTAAAACTTCGTGGGGGTTGGGGAACATTGGGTAATGAAAACATTCCTTTGGTTAATATTTCTTCTACTATAAGTGGGCCTGGAAGTACAAACTATAATTATGTTTTTGGGCCTGGGCAGGATTTGATTTTTGGAGCATATTATAGCTCTCCAGCAAAAGCACTTGGATGGGAAATTACAAAAGAATGGAGTGTTGGGACAGATTTCGAGTTACTTGATAGCCGTTTGACTGGATCATTTGATTATTATCAAAAGAAAAATACCAATGCAATATTGCAAATTTCACCGATTAAATCAAGTCCTTATGAGGATGCCTTTTATGATCATGCAGCAGTTGTAATGAATAAAGGCTGGGAAACTAGTTTAAGATGGAAAGATTTTTCTAGATCAAGAGATTTCTCTTATGAAATAGGAGCCACTTTTAACAATAATAATAATGAGGTTACAGATGTTAAGCCTGCTTATGGAGGTATGACAGGAGGATCTCTTGGAAATGGACGTATAACAAAAAGATTAGAAGTAGGACAAGCATTGGGATCTTGGTGGATGTATGAAGTAGATGGTGTATGGCAGAACCAAGCGGAGATTAATAGCAATACTCATCTTTCTGGTGCAAAACCGGGATTCTTAAAATATAAAGATCAGAATGGGGATGGCGTGATTGATGATCGAGATAAAGTATTCTTTGGAAGTTATATACCAACTTATAACTATAGTCTCCATTTAGGATTTACATATAAAAATGTTGATTTTAGTGTTGATGGTTACGGTGCTGGCGGTAACAAAATTTATAACGGTTTGAACAGTACTCGTTTAGGAGGAGAAAATATTTCCCAATATATGTTTAACAACAGATGGACAGGAGAGGGATCAACTAATTCAAATCCTGGAGCTAACCGTGATGTGGAAGCTTCTAATTACTATTTAGAAGATGGAGATTACTTCAGAATAAATAATATTACGTTGGGCTATAATTTTAGAGATAAAATTGAAGGTCTTCGTAATCTTAGAGTTTATGTAACGGCACAGAATCCTTTCATTTTTACAAAATATGAAGGTTATACGCCTGAATTAAATTCTAATGGTGATCCATATGGAACTACAGGAGTTGAATTATCCGCCTATCCTAATTTAAGAAGTTTTATACTTGGAGTAAATGTTGAATTTTAA
- a CDS encoding RagB/SusD family nutrient uptake outer membrane protein has protein sequence MKNNIIKYFIAGSLLATVSCTSDFLDVDSRDRVDAVDAETTYDPVMLVNGIYGEMTEWDYAFSWLGVTEIISDNADKGSSPTDGGSDKLILDNLEHTAATGSIDAMWTRFYKTIGRANQSIRYTENYGLTDQNYKNRLVGEAKFLRALHYFWLVRMFGDVPIQEIDNTESWVTRRSKADVYSYIEQDLLDAINLLPNKNQYPSADLGRATKGAAQGLLAKVYLYEEKWQQAYDMAGNVMTSGQYGLESDYAKIWRVAGENGVESLFEVQARGQSVAHGVQQYSQTQGARGTGGWGWGFNVPSQNLLNAFNDAGDNIRRDATIIFRGETLYDGRLVPNTVENPMYNEKAYSSANLGDADGDKNIRILRYGEILLIRAEAATHIGADAATPLNLVRTRVNLAPISSPTKEDVWKERRLELAFEHDRWFDIVRTGQGKAAMSANGKVFVVGKHELFPIPNNQIIQTPTIGQNPNW, from the coding sequence ATGAAAAATAATATAATAAAATATTTTATTGCAGGAAGCTTATTAGCAACTGTTTCCTGCACAAGTGACTTTCTGGATGTTGATTCGAGAGATAGAGTTGATGCAGTTGATGCAGAAACAACGTATGATCCTGTGATGCTTGTTAATGGTATATATGGAGAAATGACTGAGTGGGACTACGCTTTTTCTTGGCTAGGTGTAACAGAAATTATTTCTGACAATGCAGATAAAGGAAGTTCACCTACAGATGGAGGATCTGATAAATTGATTTTGGATAATTTAGAGCATACTGCTGCAACAGGTTCGATTGATGCTATGTGGACACGTTTTTACAAAACTATTGGTAGAGCCAATCAATCCATTAGATATACGGAAAATTATGGATTAACAGATCAAAATTATAAGAATAGATTAGTAGGTGAAGCTAAGTTTTTAAGAGCACTTCATTATTTTTGGTTAGTAAGAATGTTTGGAGATGTGCCTATTCAAGAGATAGATAATACGGAATCTTGGGTCACAAGACGATCTAAGGCCGATGTTTATTCATATATAGAACAAGATCTATTAGATGCAATTAACTTACTTCCAAATAAAAACCAGTATCCTTCCGCAGATTTAGGTCGAGCAACAAAAGGTGCTGCTCAAGGTCTTTTAGCCAAAGTTTATTTATATGAAGAAAAGTGGCAACAGGCTTATGATATGGCAGGAAACGTTATGACCTCAGGGCAGTATGGTCTAGAATCTGATTATGCAAAAATATGGAGAGTGGCTGGAGAGAATGGTGTAGAATCGTTATTTGAAGTTCAAGCAAGAGGTCAGTCTGTTGCTCATGGTGTACAACAATATTCTCAAACTCAAGGTGCTCGTGGTACTGGAGGATGGGGATGGGGATTCAACGTGCCATCGCAAAACTTATTAAATGCTTTTAATGATGCTGGTGATAACATTCGTAGAGATGCTACAATAATTTTCAGAGGAGAAACCCTATATGATGGTAGATTAGTTCCAAATACAGTTGAAAATCCTATGTACAATGAGAAGGCTTATTCAAGTGCCAATCTTGGAGATGCAGATGGAGATAAAAATATCAGAATTCTACGTTACGGAGAGATTCTATTAATTCGTGCGGAAGCAGCAACCCATATTGGAGCAGACGCAGCTACTCCGTTGAATTTAGTGCGTACTAGAGTTAACTTAGCTCCTATCTCAAGTCCAACCAAAGAAGATGTATGGAAGGAGAGAAGACTTGAGTTGGCATTTGAGCATGATCGTTGGTTTGATATTGTACGTACAGGTCAGGGAAAAGCAGCTATGTCAGCAAATGGAAAAGTATTTGTAGTAGGTAAGCACGAGTTGTTCCCAATCCCAAATAATCAAATTATTCAAACGCCTACTATCGGGCAGAACCCAAATTGGTAA
- a CDS encoding glucoamylase family protein, protein MNFKLILNTISTAATLFLCGSCSNSDTLDSPNNIEIPSNPPIPDNPENNFSDSQIIEMTQKDVLKYFWDYAQTNSKLARERYHTDNPGQDANVVTTGGSGFGLMTILVGIKNGYISQTDAVSRLTIALDFLKTANRFHGAWPHWINGTSGNVIPFGEKDNGGDLVETAFLAQGLICVREYFKNSTNSTELALAQQADELWKGIEWNWYTKNPAAPNKLTWHWSPNYEWQLNHQLQGYDETLITYVLAAASPTYSISKSVYQNGWARNGAIKSSSSQYGIPLVVNHNGATGTVGPMFWAHYSFLGLDPRGLTDDYVNYGDATTNHAKIMYEYCVRNPKSWQGYNSKSWGLTASYSRNPSTGGDDYAAHQPNKDLGIISPTAAISDLPYTPTESMNFIRFLYNEKYSKYIGVAGPYDAYSIQYNWVTPRYLAIDQGTIAPMIENHKNQFLWNLFMNAPDVRQGLIKLGFHSSTHGF, encoded by the coding sequence ATGAATTTTAAATTAATATTAAATACAATTTCAACAGCTGCCACACTATTCTTGTGTGGCAGTTGTTCTAATAGTGATACTTTAGATTCTCCAAACAATATTGAGATTCCAAGTAATCCACCTATTCCAGATAATCCAGAAAACAATTTCTCCGATTCTCAAATTATAGAAATGACTCAAAAAGATGTTTTGAAATATTTCTGGGATTATGCACAAACTAATTCTAAGCTTGCAAGAGAAAGATATCACACAGATAATCCTGGTCAAGATGCCAATGTAGTGACAACGGGAGGTTCTGGTTTCGGATTGATGACAATTTTGGTAGGAATTAAGAATGGTTACATTTCGCAGACTGATGCAGTTTCGAGATTAACAATCGCTCTTGATTTTCTCAAAACAGCCAATCGTTTTCACGGAGCTTGGCCTCATTGGATCAATGGAACTTCTGGTAATGTAATCCCTTTTGGAGAAAAAGATAACGGTGGAGACTTGGTAGAAACGGCTTTTCTTGCACAAGGATTGATTTGCGTAAGAGAATATTTTAAGAATTCAACTAATTCAACCGAATTGGCTTTGGCTCAACAAGCTGATGAACTTTGGAAAGGCATCGAATGGAACTGGTACACAAAAAATCCAGCAGCTCCTAACAAGCTCACTTGGCATTGGTCGCCCAATTACGAATGGCAGCTCAATCATCAACTTCAGGGATACGATGAAACATTGATTACCTATGTCTTAGCAGCCGCTTCTCCCACTTATTCAATTAGCAAATCAGTTTATCAAAATGGATGGGCAAGAAATGGAGCGATTAAATCTTCTAGTTCGCAGTACGGAATTCCTTTGGTTGTCAATCACAATGGTGCTACAGGAACAGTCGGGCCAATGTTTTGGGCACATTATTCTTTTTTGGGATTAGATCCAAGAGGATTGACGGATGATTATGTTAATTACGGAGATGCAACAACTAATCATGCTAAGATTATGTATGAATATTGTGTCAGAAATCCAAAGTCTTGGCAAGGTTACAATTCAAAAAGTTGGGGACTTACGGCAAGTTATTCCAGAAACCCGTCAACAGGCGGAGATGATTACGCTGCACATCAGCCCAATAAGGATTTAGGAATTATATCCCCAACGGCAGCCATTTCTGATCTGCCTTATACACCTACAGAAAGTATGAATTTTATTAGATTCTTGTACAACGAAAAGTATTCAAAATATATTGGTGTTGCAGGACCGTATGATGCTTACTCAATTCAATATAATTGGGTTACGCCAAGATATTTGGCTATAGATCAGGGTACAATTGCACCGATGATTGAAAACCATAAGAATCAATTTTTATGGAATCTTTTTATGAATGCTCCGGATGTGAGACAAGGTTTGATTAAACTTGGATTCCATTCTTCAACCCACGGATTTTAA
- a CDS encoding glucoamylase family protein: MKNLISISIISLSVLLSCKNNQVSKTLTETKPISKKFTDNQLIDKVQSDALKYFWDFAEPNSLLGRERYHEDNIYPDNDKHVITTGGSGFGLMTILVGVDRKFIPRQEAVKRLTQIADFLEKADRFHGAWSHWINGETGKVVPFGKKDNGGDLVETAFLTQGIICVREYFKNGNAEEKALAAKMDKLWKGIEWNWYTRGGEKVLYWHWSPSYGWEMNFPLQGYNECLITYVLAAASPDYSIDSETYNKGWSRNGTYTTDRTKYGLPLYVKHNYAEEFGGPLFWSQYSYLGLDPRGLSDKYVKSYWDLNRNHVLINYNYCVENPLNYKGYSEKYWGLTASYSRNKDGSVGYSAHQPMKEDLGVITPTAALSSMPYTPKQSMAVLRFLYDEKPNFIGQAGPYDATSINFNDWTTPRYLAIDQGTIAPMIENYRTGLLWDLFMNAPDIREGLKKIGFKSTEHKIQ; encoded by the coding sequence ATGAAAAACCTAATATCAATATCAATCATATCCTTATCAGTTCTACTTTCCTGTAAAAATAATCAGGTGTCAAAAACACTTACAGAAACAAAACCAATTTCAAAAAAATTCACCGACAATCAACTCATTGATAAAGTCCAAAGCGATGCCCTAAAATATTTTTGGGACTTTGCAGAGCCTAATTCATTATTAGGGAGAGAACGTTATCACGAAGACAATATCTATCCTGACAATGACAAACACGTGATTACAACTGGTGGATCAGGATTTGGGCTGATGACGATTTTAGTTGGTGTCGATAGAAAATTCATTCCTCGCCAGGAAGCTGTAAAAAGACTGACTCAAATTGCAGATTTCTTGGAAAAAGCAGACCGTTTCCACGGCGCTTGGTCACATTGGATTAATGGTGAAACAGGAAAAGTAGTTCCGTTTGGAAAAAAAGATAATGGCGGAGATTTGGTAGAAACAGCTTTTCTTACTCAAGGAATTATCTGTGTCCGCGAATATTTCAAAAACGGAAATGCAGAAGAAAAAGCACTCGCTGCAAAAATGGACAAACTCTGGAAAGGGATAGAGTGGAATTGGTACACAAGAGGCGGAGAAAAAGTACTCTATTGGCATTGGTCTCCATCGTACGGTTGGGAAATGAATTTCCCACTACAAGGCTATAACGAATGCCTCATAACCTATGTTTTAGCCGCCGCATCACCGGATTATTCCATCGATTCCGAAACCTATAACAAAGGCTGGTCAAGAAACGGAACCTACACAACAGACCGCACAAAATACGGATTACCACTTTATGTAAAACACAACTATGCAGAAGAATTTGGTGGTCCATTATTCTGGTCACAATATTCCTATTTAGGTCTGGATCCAAGAGGACTTTCCGACAAATACGTAAAAAGTTACTGGGATTTGAACCGAAATCACGTTCTGATAAATTACAACTATTGCGTAGAAAATCCATTGAATTACAAAGGTTATTCCGAAAAATATTGGGGACTGACGGCTAGCTATTCAAGGAACAAAGACGGTTCCGTTGGTTATTCGGCACATCAACCTATGAAAGAGGATTTAGGTGTAATTACACCAACGGCAGCCTTGAGTTCTATGCCCTACACACCAAAACAATCGATGGCTGTTTTAAGATTTTTGTACGATGAAAAACCAAATTTTATTGGACAAGCCGGACCTTACGATGCAACTTCCATTAATTTTAACGATTGGACTACGCCTCGCTATCTCGCTATCGATCAGGGAACTATTGCGCCGATGATAGAGAATTACCGCACAGGACTGTTGTGGGATTTGTTTATGAATGCGCCGGACATTAGAGAAGGACTCAAAAAAATTGGATTTAAGTCCACAGAACACAAAATTCAATAG
- a CDS encoding carboxylesterase family protein → MKVKNIILLLLGFSSFVAAQEIKAEFNKEVKIQKKLSYLLDIPQNPKTKLPLIVFLHGSGERGNDLEKVKLNGVLQHKDLIKEPVAILAPQCPANTWWDTDAVYFLVKEISEKYKIDKDRIYLTGLSMGGWGTLKLAGEHPEMFAAVASVCAPTDRVMYANIHNYKDMNLKIFHGGMDDVVLPENAFNFYQKLHPINPKAELTIFPNDNHNSWDSTYSDPKLYEWMLSFKKNEY, encoded by the coding sequence ATGAAAGTAAAAAATATCATTCTTCTCTTACTTGGGTTTTCATCTTTTGTAGCAGCACAAGAAATCAAAGCTGAGTTCAATAAAGAAGTTAAAATTCAGAAAAAGCTATCTTACCTTCTGGATATTCCACAAAATCCAAAAACAAAACTGCCTTTGATTGTTTTTCTTCACGGCTCTGGCGAAAGAGGCAATGATTTGGAAAAAGTAAAACTAAACGGCGTTCTTCAACACAAGGATTTAATCAAAGAACCTGTTGCTATTTTAGCGCCTCAGTGTCCAGCAAATACTTGGTGGGATACCGATGCGGTTTATTTCCTTGTCAAAGAAATTTCAGAAAAATATAAAATTGACAAAGACAGAATTTACCTCACTGGATTATCAATGGGAGGTTGGGGAACTTTGAAATTGGCAGGAGAACATCCCGAGATGTTTGCCGCAGTCGCATCAGTCTGTGCTCCAACAGATCGAGTGATGTATGCGAATATTCACAATTACAAGGATATGAATCTCAAAATCTTCCACGGAGGAATGGACGATGTTGTTCTGCCAGAGAATGCTTTTAATTTTTATCAGAAACTACATCCAATCAATCCAAAAGCAGAATTGACCATTTTCCCGAACGACAATCACAATTCTTGGGATTCTACCTATTCTGACCCTAAGTTGTACGAATGGATGTTATCATTCAAAAAAAATGAATATTAA